One genomic segment of Clostridium saccharoperbutylacetonicum N1-4(HMT) includes these proteins:
- a CDS encoding DUF6414 family protein, which produces MNNPFDILIYLDEPLVTNLSSLVLTGFIETVTQKQAFDRSLAAGFHEGDRIEDSNQGSITRIEREGYKDKNKLQASNNILSHHMEKDIDARNCIREEKEIKTTYTTFVLNGSLIDYFNKNNQLKHKHENDIENNNIEAGDLIELNGTITNKGVMPFIDTLINLITIFGPEYLDNITKECNLNINFSIYLKMLTYIKSILAYNNTADLIMKSGKGTAILTVNQDNFLNSKFNMFDNINCKCRVVGKVIKTCTEEFDSISLLRKTGQEEFYERFIEGCKPLLECLKKNNILVPECPNLRINECAIQIMPLNIYM; this is translated from the coding sequence ATGAATAATCCTTTTGATATACTTATTTATTTAGATGAGCCTTTAGTTACAAATTTATCATCCTTAGTGTTAACTGGATTTATAGAAACAGTAACTCAGAAGCAAGCCTTCGATAGGTCTTTAGCAGCAGGCTTTCATGAAGGAGATAGAATTGAAGATTCCAATCAGGGAAGTATTACTAGAATTGAAAGAGAAGGGTATAAGGATAAGAATAAATTGCAAGCTAGTAATAATATATTAAGTCATCATATGGAAAAAGATATAGATGCAAGAAATTGCATAAGAGAAGAAAAAGAAATTAAAACTACCTACACAACCTTTGTGTTAAATGGGAGTTTAATAGACTACTTTAATAAAAATAATCAATTAAAACATAAGCATGAAAATGATATTGAGAATAATAATATAGAGGCAGGAGATTTGATAGAACTTAATGGTACCATTACTAACAAAGGTGTTATGCCTTTTATTGACACGCTTATTAATTTAATAACTATATTTGGACCAGAATATTTGGATAATATAACTAAAGAATGTAATCTAAATATTAATTTTTCTATATATCTAAAAATGTTGACTTATATAAAAAGTATATTAGCATATAATAACACTGCAGATTTGATAATGAAAAGTGGCAAAGGAACAGCTATCTTAACTGTTAATCAAGATAATTTTTTAAATAGTAAATTTAATATGTTTGATAATATAAATTGTAAATGCAGAGTAGTAGGAAAAGTAATAAAAACCTGTACAGAGGAATTTGACTCTATAAGTTTACTTAGGAAAACAGGACAGGAAGAATTTTATGAAAGGTTTATAGAGGGATGCAAGCCACTTTTAGAATGTTTAAAGAAAAATAATATTTTGGTACCAGAGTGCCCAAATTTAAGAATAAATGAATGTGCGATTCAAATTATGCCATTAAACATTTACATGTAA
- the thrC gene encoding threonine synthase, with translation MKFRSTRGLEKDMLSAQAIINGISKDGGLYVPDEFPKVYDELKKDTKVKYEDLAFKVINEYFTDIDDAELMGAINDAYNDRFSVEVKNNFLELYHGPTCAFKDAALLFLPQIMKRAKKLCNVKEDITILTATSGDTGKAALEGFKNVEGFKVVVYYPKNGVSAIQERQMSSQEGNNVKVIGIKGNFDDAQTGVKEIFGDDEFRAGLVQKGFILSSANSINIGRLVPQIVYYFYGYFNLVNQGVIKLDDSINVVVPTGNFGNILAGYYAKQMGLPIDKFICASNENKVLTDFFETGVYDKKRELVLTESPSMDILVSSNLERLLFEASGRDTTVVSELMKDLNTKGVYEVNEKIKGFIKEFYGNFANTEEVYKAIREVYEKDGYLMDTHTAVAYVVKNKYVEDTKDDKPALVLSTASPFKFPRSICNAIDIDVEGIDDFKVLEKLSTKTSNKIPTNLSGLETAKVLHDEVWDKSEMRDALLSYLNA, from the coding sequence ATGAAATTTAGAAGTACTAGAGGTTTAGAAAAAGATATGCTATCAGCTCAAGCCATAATCAATGGGATTTCCAAAGATGGCGGTTTATATGTACCAGATGAATTTCCAAAGGTATATGATGAGTTGAAAAAGGACACAAAAGTTAAATATGAAGATTTAGCATTTAAAGTTATTAATGAATATTTTACGGATATTGATGATGCAGAATTAATGGGGGCAATTAATGATGCATATAATGATAGATTCAGTGTAGAAGTTAAAAATAACTTTTTAGAATTATATCATGGTCCTACATGTGCATTTAAAGATGCTGCATTATTATTTTTACCGCAAATTATGAAGAGAGCTAAAAAGCTTTGCAATGTTAAAGAAGATATAACAATTCTTACTGCAACCTCGGGAGACACAGGAAAAGCTGCTCTAGAAGGCTTTAAGAATGTTGAAGGCTTCAAAGTTGTAGTTTATTATCCTAAAAATGGAGTAAGTGCAATTCAAGAAAGACAAATGTCAAGTCAAGAAGGAAACAATGTTAAGGTCATCGGAATAAAGGGGAATTTTGATGATGCTCAAACAGGAGTTAAAGAAATCTTTGGAGATGATGAGTTTAGAGCAGGGCTAGTTCAAAAAGGATTCATTTTATCCTCGGCAAACTCCATTAATATTGGAAGACTTGTACCTCAAATAGTGTATTATTTTTACGGTTATTTTAATTTAGTAAATCAAGGTGTAATTAAATTAGATGATTCAATAAACGTTGTGGTTCCAACAGGTAACTTTGGAAATATATTAGCAGGCTATTATGCTAAACAAATGGGATTACCAATAGATAAATTTATTTGTGCATCTAATGAAAATAAAGTCCTAACAGATTTCTTTGAAACTGGAGTATATGATAAGAAGAGAGAGCTTGTATTAACAGAATCTCCATCAATGGATATACTTGTGTCGTCTAATCTAGAAAGATTATTGTTCGAAGCAAGTGGAAGAGATACAACAGTTGTCAGCGAATTAATGAAAGATCTAAATACAAAAGGTGTTTATGAAGTTAATGAAAAAATTAAAGGATTTATAAAAGAATTCTATGGAAACTTTGCAAATACTGAAGAAGTTTATAAAGCAATAAGAGAAGTTTATGAAAAAGATGGTTATTTAATGGACACTCATACAGCAGTAGCATATGTAGTTAAAAATAAATATGTTGAAGATACAAAGGATGATAAACCAGCTTTAGTTCTTTCAACAGCAAGTCCATTTAAATTCCCAAGAAGCATTTGTAATGCAATTGATATTGATGTAGAAGGAATAGATGATTTTAAAGTATTAGAAAAGTTATCAACTAAAACAAGCAATAAGATACCAACTAACTTAAGTGGGTTAGAAACTGCTAAAGTATTACATGATGAAGTATGGGATAAGTCAGAGATGAGAGATGCTCTATTATCTTACTTAAATGCATAG
- the thrB gene encoding homoserine kinase, with translation MIRVRVPATSANMGPGFDSLGIALNLYNEFEFRELEESLKFNGMPEEFCNEDNIIYQAMKYCFDKAGYKIKGLEISELKQDVPVSRGLGSSSTCIVGGLVGANEILGKKFSDDELLDMAVEIEGHPDNVAPALLGGMVVAIVDENKTFYDKVNIKKGLKFVSIIPNFRLSTEKARSVLPKEISLKDGVYNVSRAALMVSALGSGNFELIKYACKDAFHQNYRSKLISGFEEVYNKSYELGAWGCYLSGAGPTIMAIIDEKDERFSNKLGEYLKQKGFEWNILELSLDNAGATVIEGANE, from the coding sequence ATGATTAGGGTAAGGGTACCAGCTACATCAGCAAATATGGGGCCAGGATTTGATTCATTAGGAATTGCTTTAAATTTATATAATGAATTTGAATTCAGGGAATTAGAAGAGAGCTTAAAATTCAATGGAATGCCAGAGGAATTTTGTAATGAAGATAATATAATATATCAAGCAATGAAATATTGCTTTGATAAAGCGGGCTATAAAATAAAAGGATTAGAAATAAGTGAACTCAAACAAGATGTACCAGTATCTAGAGGTCTTGGAAGCAGCTCCACATGTATAGTTGGGGGACTAGTTGGAGCTAATGAAATCTTGGGGAAGAAGTTTTCAGATGATGAATTATTAGATATGGCAGTAGAAATTGAAGGCCATCCTGATAATGTTGCACCAGCACTACTTGGGGGCATGGTTGTTGCAATAGTCGATGAAAACAAGACTTTTTATGATAAAGTAAATATAAAAAAGGGACTGAAGTTTGTTTCAATAATTCCTAATTTTAGATTATCTACAGAAAAAGCTAGGAGTGTACTTCCAAAGGAAATAAGCTTAAAAGACGGAGTTTACAATGTTTCAAGAGCAGCTCTTATGGTTTCAGCTCTAGGAAGTGGTAATTTTGAATTAATAAAATACGCGTGTAAAGATGCCTTTCACCAAAATTACAGAAGTAAATTAATTTCTGGTTTTGAAGAGGTGTATAATAAGAGCTATGAGTTAGGTGCATGGGGATGTTACCTAAGTGGCGCGGGTCCAACAATCATGGCAATTATCGACGAAAAGGATGAGCGCTTTAGCAATAAGCTTGGAGAATATTTAAAACAAAAAGGATTTGAATGGAATATATTAGAGTTATCTTTAGATAATGCGGGGGCAACCGTTATAGAAGGTGCAAATGAATGA
- a CDS encoding ACT domain-containing protein, whose protein sequence is MSGDYLVIDKRVLPDVYEKVLYAKKLLKDGKVKEITEAVKIAGISRSVYYKYKDFVFDFSETSEGRKVTYNIIFKNEKGLLSNISNYITEKGGDILTINQGIPLNGYANLSITIDLSTVEGDIKTLTEGLLNIRNVEKVEFIGME, encoded by the coding sequence ATGAGTGGAGATTACTTAGTTATAGATAAACGGGTTTTACCTGATGTTTATGAAAAAGTTCTTTATGCAAAAAAACTTTTAAAAGATGGTAAAGTCAAAGAGATAACTGAAGCAGTAAAAATTGCAGGAATAAGCAGAAGTGTATATTATAAGTACAAGGATTTTGTATTTGATTTTTCAGAAACCTCTGAAGGAAGAAAAGTTACTTATAATATTATCTTTAAAAATGAAAAGGGGCTTTTATCAAATATAAGTAATTATATTACTGAAAAAGGTGGGGATATCCTTACCATAAATCAAGGGATTCCTTTAAATGGATATGCGAATTTAAGCATAACAATAGATCTTTCAACTGTAGAGGGAGATATTAAGACCTTAACTGAGGGCTTGCTTAATATTAGGAATGTTGAGAAGGTAGAGTTTATTGGGATGGAGTAG
- a CDS encoding glycoside hydrolase family 5 protein, with translation MIIRKKSLILALTFSTLALFSAIPASASTAYTGMRDVTAQQIVDDMKIGWNLGNTLDAYSTSTSNSLSSEISWGNPKTTHAMIDRIKAAGFNTVRIPTTWYNHMGSSPNYTIDSAWFDRVEEVMNYAFDNDMYVILNMHHEDSWLIPTYEKQEQVKAQLTKAWAQIANRFNKYGDHLIFETMNEPRPVGASNEWTGGSHENREVINNYNLAAVNTIRNTGGNNKTRCIMVPTLAASTTSVAVNDYVIPNNDKRIIISLHMYSPYFFAMDQAGTANWGTATDKSELDSEFDAIANKFVKSGHPVVIGEFGTINKNNNSARAIHAEYYVKAAKSRHITPVWWDNGYSTAGKSDTYGLLNRNTLNLDCPEVVSALMKGANK, from the coding sequence ATGATTATTAGAAAAAAATCATTAATTTTAGCACTTACTTTTTCTACACTTGCCCTTTTTAGTGCAATTCCAGCTTCAGCATCTACTGCTTACACTGGAATGCGCGATGTTACAGCACAACAAATTGTTGACGATATGAAAATTGGATGGAATTTAGGAAATACCCTTGATGCTTATAGCACTTCAACATCTAATTCACTTTCCTCCGAAATAAGTTGGGGAAATCCTAAAACTACTCATGCTATGATTGATAGGATCAAAGCGGCAGGATTTAATACTGTTAGAATTCCGACAACGTGGTATAACCATATGGGATCTTCACCTAATTACACAATTGATTCAGCATGGTTTGACAGAGTTGAAGAAGTTATGAATTACGCTTTTGATAACGATATGTACGTTATTCTTAATATGCATCATGAAGACTCTTGGTTAATACCAACTTATGAAAAACAGGAACAAGTAAAAGCTCAACTAACTAAGGCATGGGCACAAATTGCAAATAGATTTAATAAATATGGTGACCATTTAATTTTTGAAACAATGAATGAACCGAGGCCAGTTGGAGCATCTAACGAATGGACAGGTGGCTCCCATGAAAATCGTGAAGTAATTAATAACTATAACCTAGCTGCTGTAAATACAATCAGGAACACTGGTGGAAACAATAAAACTAGATGTATTATGGTGCCTACACTTGCTGCATCAACAACTTCTGTAGCAGTTAATGATTATGTTATTCCAAATAATGATAAGAGAATTATAATATCATTACACATGTACTCACCTTATTTCTTCGCCATGGATCAAGCTGGTACAGCTAATTGGGGAACTGCCACAGACAAAAGTGAATTAGATTCTGAATTTGATGCAATTGCTAATAAATTCGTAAAAAGTGGACATCCTGTAGTTATTGGTGAATTTGGTACAATTAATAAAAACAATAACTCAGCTAGGGCAATCCATGCTGAATATTATGTTAAAGCAGCAAAATCTAGACATATTACTCCTGTTTGGTGGGATAATGGATACTCTACAGCTGGGAAATCAGACACCTATGGTTTATTAAATAGAAATACATTAAATTTAGATTGCCCAGAAGTAGTTTCTGCTCTTATGAAAGGTGCTAATAAATAA
- a CDS encoding hemolysin family protein, with product MDIDPEQTSITLQLILIVVLTLINAFFSSAEMAIVSLNKNKIKLLEEEGNKKAKLLSNLMEEPTNFLSTVQVGITLAGFLSSASAATGISKELGIYLQKLNVPYSGQVALIIVTVILSYITLVFGELFPKRIALKKSEAIAMLCVKPIMYVSKITVPFVRLLSASTDILVKVAHLDNDDSDEKISKEEIRSYVEAGQEHGVINETEREMINGIFKFDDKLAHEVMTPRTEVYMIDIETPLNEYLDELIEERYSRIPVYEGDTDNIIGILYMKDLFSEARKFGFENVNIRSIIHPPYFVPETKKIDELFKDLQESKTHMAILIDEYGGFAGVVSIEDLIEEVMGNIDDEYDEDNPEIEKLDNNTFIISGMLSINNFNEYFNVDIKSENYDTMSGFIIETIGYIPENNEVNHIEYKDLVFKIKEMKEKRIEKIKLFVKQKELVS from the coding sequence ATGGACATAGACCCGGAACAGACGAGTATAACGTTACAATTAATTTTAATAGTTGTTTTAACGCTGATTAATGCATTTTTTTCATCAGCAGAAATGGCTATAGTATCTTTAAACAAAAATAAGATAAAACTTCTTGAAGAAGAAGGCAATAAAAAAGCAAAACTTTTATCCAATCTTATGGAAGAACCTACAAATTTCCTATCTACAGTACAAGTAGGAATAACACTTGCAGGCTTTTTAAGTAGTGCGTCAGCAGCAACTGGAATATCAAAAGAGTTAGGCATTTACCTACAGAAATTGAATGTTCCTTATAGTGGACAAGTTGCTTTAATAATAGTGACAGTCATATTGTCATATATTACATTAGTTTTTGGAGAACTTTTTCCAAAAAGAATAGCACTAAAAAAATCAGAAGCTATTGCAATGCTTTGTGTTAAACCAATAATGTATGTATCTAAAATTACAGTTCCATTTGTGAGACTACTTTCAGCATCAACTGATATATTAGTTAAAGTAGCTCATCTTGACAATGATGATTCAGATGAAAAAATATCCAAGGAAGAAATACGATCTTATGTGGAAGCTGGACAAGAACATGGAGTTATTAATGAAACTGAAAGAGAAATGATAAATGGTATATTTAAGTTTGATGATAAACTAGCACATGAAGTAATGACACCAAGAACAGAAGTATACATGATTGATATAGAAACCCCTTTAAATGAATATTTAGATGAATTAATTGAAGAAAGATATTCGAGAATTCCTGTATATGAAGGCGATACGGATAATATAATTGGTATTCTTTATATGAAGGATTTATTTAGTGAAGCAAGAAAATTTGGTTTTGAAAATGTTAATATTAGGAGTATAATACACCCGCCATATTTTGTTCCTGAAACTAAAAAGATTGATGAATTATTCAAGGATTTACAGGAATCTAAAACACATATGGCCATATTGATTGATGAGTATGGAGGCTTTGCGGGTGTAGTTTCAATTGAAGATTTAATTGAAGAGGTTATGGGAAACATAGATGATGAATATGATGAGGATAACCCTGAAATAGAAAAGCTTGATAACAATACTTTTATAATATCAGGTATGCTTTCAATTAATAATTTCAATGAATACTTTAATGTGGATATTAAAAGTGAAAATTATGATACTATGAGTGGATTTATTATTGAAACTATTGGTTATATACCGGAAAATAATGAAGTAAATCATATTGAGTACAAAGATTTAGTATTTAAAATAAAAGAAATGAAAGAAAAGAGAATTGAAAAAATAAAACTTTTTGTTAAACAGAAAGAATTAGTCTCATAA